The Saccopteryx leptura isolate mSacLep1 chromosome 2, mSacLep1_pri_phased_curated, whole genome shotgun sequence genome has a window encoding:
- the RPS27 gene encoding small ribosomal subunit protein eS27, whose amino-acid sequence MPLAKDLLHPSPEEEKRKHKKKRLVQSPNSYFMDVKCPGCYKITTVFSHAQTVVLCVGCSTVLCQPTGGKARLTEGCSFRRKQH is encoded by the exons ATGCCT CTTGCTAAGGACCTCCTTCATCCCTCTCcagaagaggagaagaggaaacaCAAGAAGAAGCGCCTGGTGCAGAGCCCCAATTCCTACTTCATGGATGTGAAGTGCCCAG GATGCTATAAAATCACTACCGTCTTTAGCCATGCACAAACAGTAGTTTTGTGTGTTGGCTGCTCCACTGTCCTCTGTCAGCCTACAGGTGGAAAAGCAAGGCTTACAGAAG GATGCTCCTTCAGAAGGAAGCAGCACTAA